Proteins from a single region of Bdellovibrio bacteriovorus HD100:
- a CDS encoding DMT family transporter, protein MAYVYLAAAIIFEVFGTITMKYSEGFTKVLPSVLTVACHGICFISLTVALKYLPVSNVYAIWAGVGTALMAFLGLVIFNEPLPLQKVVATTLIIAGVVILNLGESKKTEEQVAKVEAPHIEPIPSAVVVPVPAAPTVSAAPRNAG, encoded by the coding sequence ATGGCATACGTGTATCTTGCAGCAGCAATTATCTTTGAGGTTTTCGGTACGATCACAATGAAGTACTCAGAGGGGTTTACAAAGGTGCTCCCATCCGTGCTCACGGTAGCATGTCATGGGATCTGCTTTATAAGCCTCACTGTGGCGCTTAAATATCTTCCGGTCAGCAACGTCTATGCGATCTGGGCGGGAGTGGGAACGGCTTTGATGGCCTTCCTGGGACTGGTTATCTTCAATGAACCGCTGCCACTTCAAAAAGTGGTCGCCACAACATTGATTATCGCCGGTGTGGTCATCCTGAATCTGGGTGAAAGCAAAAAAACCGAAGAGCAGGTCGCTAAGGTGGAGGCTCCGCATATTGAGCCGATTCCTTCGGCCGTGGTTGTGCCGGTTCCAGCGGCTCCAACCGTGTCGGCGGCTCCACGCAACGCGGGTTGA
- a CDS encoding NADPH-dependent FMN reductase, producing MKVFMFAASLRHGSYNKKLIRVAAESVMALPFCEVELHEFNEFPLPMYDADLESTEGIPVGALSLGKMISDADAVIISSPEYNGSIPGTFKNAIDWLSRIKPVPLSKKQILLIGASPGHLGGVRGNLHARVPLHILGSYVYPEYFGLAKADQAFDQNDQIKDEKQFEKLQTLLTDFIHYASRKETPFERLTEFVDEKLHERHN from the coding sequence ATGAAAGTCTTTATGTTCGCGGCGTCTTTACGTCATGGTTCCTACAATAAAAAACTTATCCGCGTAGCTGCAGAAAGTGTCATGGCCCTGCCTTTTTGCGAAGTGGAACTGCATGAATTCAACGAATTCCCACTTCCCATGTATGATGCCGATCTGGAAAGCACCGAAGGCATCCCTGTCGGAGCCCTTTCTCTGGGAAAAATGATCAGCGATGCCGATGCGGTGATCATCTCCAGTCCTGAATATAACGGCAGCATTCCCGGCACTTTCAAAAACGCCATCGACTGGCTGTCCAGAATCAAACCGGTGCCTCTGAGTAAAAAACAGATTCTGCTGATTGGAGCCTCACCGGGTCATCTGGGGGGAGTGCGAGGCAACCTGCACGCAAGAGTGCCGCTGCATATTTTAGGTTCCTATGTGTATCCGGAATATTTTGGCCTGGCCAAGGCAGACCAGGCATTTGATCAGAACGATCAAATCAAGGACGAAAAACAGTTTGAAAAGCTGCAGACCCTGCTGACAGACTTTATTCATTATGCTTCTCGCAAAGAGACACCTTTTGAAAGGCTCACAGAATTTGTGGATGAAAAACTCCACGAGCGCCACAACTAG
- a CDS encoding sensor histidine kinase, with protein MGLVCRYDVYAGGDARSVVVVGIRTPLTAIIGSASAVLDEKVSANKETREQLAQDIVDSSLRLNQVVENLLDMSRLNSGALRLKKEWVDLEDVLSGLPGKLGRLVARHKLSVVNYLGSCYAQIDEKLFEHVLLNLLSNAVRYAPEGTEITLRLEMENRRILLRILDQGPGIPQDNLKNIFEAFYRVPGSATGGVGLGLAIVKALIEAHGGRVYAQNRKDRSGAEFVVELPYESPPADLEDGR; from the coding sequence TTGGGGCTTGTTTGCCGCTATGATGTCTATGCTGGTGGTGATGCTCGCTCTGTCGTTGTGGTCGGAATACGAACTCCGCTGACGGCCATTATTGGCTCGGCATCGGCGGTGCTGGATGAAAAAGTTTCTGCCAATAAAGAAACCCGTGAGCAACTGGCTCAGGACATTGTGGATTCGTCTTTGCGCCTGAATCAGGTGGTGGAAAATCTTTTGGACATGTCCCGGTTGAATTCCGGGGCTTTGCGTTTGAAAAAAGAGTGGGTTGATCTGGAGGATGTTCTTTCCGGCCTGCCGGGTAAGCTGGGCCGTCTGGTGGCACGCCACAAGCTGTCAGTGGTGAACTATCTGGGGTCTTGTTATGCCCAGATTGATGAAAAGCTGTTTGAACACGTGCTGTTGAATCTTTTGAGCAATGCTGTTCGTTATGCGCCTGAAGGTACTGAAATCACATTACGCCTTGAAATGGAAAATCGCCGCATTCTTTTGCGGATATTGGATCAAGGGCCGGGGATTCCACAGGACAACCTGAAAAATATCTTTGAAGCCTTCTATCGCGTTCCTGGCAGTGCCACGGGCGGTGTTGGGTTGGGGCTGGCAATTGTGAAAGCTTTGATTGAAGCCCATGGCGGCAGGGTCTATGCTCAGAATCGCAAGGATAGGTCCGGAGCGGAGTTCGTCGTGGAACTTCCCTACGAGAGTCCTCCTGCGGATTTAGAGGACGGAAGATGA
- a CDS encoding response regulator — protein sequence MKENLKKVLVIDDEASIRKLLRVSLEANAYQVEEAPSGRDGLAAAASLRPDLVLLDLGLPDMTGLHVLSELRSWSKVPVIVLTVQDSDNDKIAALDGGADDYITKPFSVPELLVRMRVALRHSPQNAAEKTEMVSGPLKVDVPGHTVTVEGELVKLTATEFNILKVLIKNKDKVVTHRMLLNEVWGPNSVEHTHYLRVYVGGLRKKLHIREELAEIIVTEAGVGYRLLDL from the coding sequence ATGAAAGAGAACTTGAAGAAAGTTTTGGTGATTGATGATGAAGCCTCCATCCGTAAGCTTTTGCGGGTGAGTCTGGAAGCCAACGCCTATCAGGTGGAAGAGGCTCCCAGCGGGCGAGACGGGTTGGCGGCGGCGGCGTCATTGCGACCGGATCTGGTTCTTTTGGATCTGGGCCTGCCGGATATGACAGGGCTGCATGTGCTGTCGGAGCTGCGCAGTTGGTCTAAAGTGCCGGTGATTGTTTTAACTGTGCAGGATTCCGACAATGATAAGATTGCCGCTTTGGATGGCGGCGCGGATGATTACATCACCAAACCTTTTAGTGTGCCGGAGCTGTTGGTGCGCATGCGTGTGGCTTTAAGGCATTCACCGCAGAACGCCGCTGAAAAAACCGAGATGGTCAGTGGGCCGTTGAAAGTGGATGTTCCCGGTCACACCGTGACGGTGGAAGGGGAGCTCGTTAAGCTGACCGCGACCGAGTTTAATATTTTAAAAGTGCTGATCAAAAACAAAGACAAAGTGGTCACCCATCGCATGCTTTTAAATGAAGTCTGGGGGCCTAATTCTGTGGAGCACACTCATTATTTGAGGGTGTATGTGGGCGGTTTGCGTAAGAAGCTTCACATCCGAGAGGAGTTGGCCGAGATCATCGTCACAGAAGCCGGCGTTGGATACCGGCTGCTGGATCTTTAG
- a CDS encoding chalcone isomerase family protein: MKRLIAALATVLLSVNSMAALLTPEGTGEKVEKVTLSTSATANVENESLKLTSVGAGLRAKKVVFVNVKVYVGQLFVSSPETFKKTDAEALTSLKDQQAVAIQMHFLRGVDADNVQKSFKEALKANGVSSDEASVKQFLDSVAKGGEAKEGKALTVLGAKLKDGSEAVLYETTSGNVSEIKGPAGFIEKIFSIWLGKPSDDGVATLKKSILKK; the protein is encoded by the coding sequence ATGAAACGTCTTATCGCAGCCCTTGCGACCGTTCTTTTGTCTGTAAACTCCATGGCCGCCCTGCTGACACCGGAGGGAACCGGTGAAAAAGTGGAAAAAGTGACTCTGTCCACTTCCGCCACCGCCAACGTTGAAAACGAATCGCTGAAGCTGACCTCTGTGGGGGCCGGTCTTCGCGCCAAGAAAGTGGTTTTCGTAAACGTGAAAGTCTACGTGGGCCAGCTTTTCGTCAGCTCCCCTGAAACCTTCAAGAAAACCGATGCTGAAGCCCTGACTTCGCTGAAGGATCAGCAAGCCGTTGCCATCCAGATGCACTTCCTGCGTGGCGTGGATGCCGATAACGTGCAAAAGTCCTTCAAAGAAGCTCTGAAAGCCAACGGCGTGAGCTCTGACGAAGCGTCCGTGAAACAGTTCCTGGACTCTGTCGCAAAAGGCGGCGAAGCCAAAGAAGGCAAAGCGCTGACTGTTCTGGGTGCAAAATTGAAAGATGGCAGCGAAGCTGTTCTTTACGAAACAACTTCCGGCAACGTGTCTGAAATCAAAGGTCCGGCGGGATTCATCGAAAAGATCTTCTCCATCTGGCTGGGCAAGCCTTCTGACGATGGCGTAGCCACCCTTAAAAAATCCATCCTGAAAAAGTAA
- a CDS encoding HD domain-containing phosphohydrolase, which produces MELLILSEDEAILNRAREVISRHYLTFKQMPYSELDSSSRSELMRAQMVLMVQEESEDLSAFAARVDQVLNLFPRSRIVTVMAASLSRENLEGTQNPRVTPLSQSEFNRTLKFEYICLYRCRAQYFEIQIGDLFPMTTMAFPVFVRMPLNQRYLAVVYSNSVLSDERFQRVGKAESTFIQNRDSEKYLDYITTYYDTSGRGLRKRARALFLSLCHGALHLNEILLFDFKSPGPEAFRARYEALQKTATDLLHLLGTEEDLWDLFREVLKGEFYELWRAPWIAVYGAMIAKKSGQGDPLTVLMAGLLTDVGLFDIDDQISREFLTSESRTVLEEQQREFNNHPILSLNRSLIKGLPLSEEIKAVMVCTHERFDEKGFPNQVPADKIPVEAYILQFAEKIDQGVLTTMKKNGVGFRFLKEKIWEAENNAGTTFSPAFLAAIAESLL; this is translated from the coding sequence TTGGAACTTCTAATCCTGTCCGAGGATGAGGCGATCTTAAACCGCGCCAGGGAAGTCATTTCCCGCCACTATCTGACCTTCAAACAAATGCCTTACTCTGAACTGGATTCAAGTTCGCGCTCGGAGCTGATGCGTGCGCAGATGGTTTTGATGGTGCAGGAGGAGAGTGAGGATCTGTCCGCATTTGCGGCGCGTGTGGATCAGGTCTTGAATCTGTTCCCGCGATCCCGGATTGTGACGGTCATGGCGGCCTCGTTGTCGCGCGAGAATCTGGAAGGAACCCAGAATCCGCGTGTCACACCACTTTCGCAAAGTGAATTCAACCGCACCTTGAAGTTTGAGTATATCTGCCTGTATCGTTGTCGGGCGCAGTACTTTGAGATTCAGATCGGTGATTTGTTCCCAATGACCACCATGGCCTTCCCGGTGTTTGTGCGCATGCCTCTGAATCAGCGTTATCTTGCGGTTGTGTATAGCAACTCAGTTCTGAGTGATGAGCGCTTCCAGCGGGTGGGAAAAGCTGAAAGCACCTTTATTCAAAATCGCGACAGTGAAAAGTATCTGGATTACATCACGACTTATTACGACACCTCCGGGCGCGGTCTGAGAAAACGCGCGCGTGCGCTGTTTTTGTCCCTGTGTCATGGGGCTTTGCACTTGAATGAAATTCTGCTTTTTGATTTTAAATCCCCGGGGCCTGAGGCTTTCCGCGCCCGTTATGAGGCGCTTCAGAAAACGGCAACAGATCTGCTGCATCTTTTGGGAACCGAAGAGGATCTGTGGGATCTTTTCCGTGAGGTCTTAAAGGGCGAGTTCTACGAATTGTGGCGCGCCCCTTGGATTGCTGTTTACGGCGCCATGATTGCGAAGAAAAGCGGTCAGGGGGATCCTCTGACTGTGTTAATGGCGGGCCTGCTGACGGACGTGGGGCTGTTTGATATTGACGATCAGATCAGCCGTGAGTTTTTAACTTCCGAAAGCAGGACTGTTTTGGAAGAGCAGCAGCGTGAATTCAACAATCATCCGATTCTGTCCTTGAACCGCAGCCTGATCAAAGGGCTTCCGTTGTCAGAAGAAATCAAGGCTGTGATGGTTTGCACGCATGAGCGCTTTGATGAAAAGGGCTTCCCGAATCAGGTCCCGGCGGACAAGATTCCGGTGGAGGCTTATATTCTGCAGTTTGCGGAAAAGATTGATCAGGGTGTGCTGACGACGATGAAAAAGAATGGTGTGGGGTTTCGCTTCTTGAAGGAAAAAATCTGGGAGGCTGAAAACAACGCTGGCACAACATTTTCGCCAGCGTTCCTCGCAGCCATTGCCGAGTCTTTGCTTTAA
- a CDS encoding L,D-transpeptidase family protein, with translation MKSLRFALLILAPITSFAIIKGDGFEMLSPEESRMLEVGLESSELPSLCPRAKEFAEKARWDHAPISQKLDFVLVDKKRRMLHVMRHGQVLATYAVALGGNPQGHKKNEGDQRTPEGRYFFDLKKAKSEYHLGLRINYPNARDLAEAKKNGIKNPGDSILIHGLPNSWVKRKVIRHPRDWTKGCMAVRNYEIEEIYANMELGGMIEICP, from the coding sequence ATGAAATCCCTTCGGTTCGCTCTGCTGATTCTTGCCCCCATCACTTCTTTTGCCATCATCAAGGGCGATGGCTTTGAAATGCTCAGCCCTGAAGAAAGCCGCATGCTGGAAGTGGGGCTGGAGTCCTCGGAGCTTCCCAGTCTGTGCCCCCGCGCCAAGGAATTCGCCGAAAAAGCGCGCTGGGATCACGCTCCTATTTCTCAAAAATTGGATTTCGTTCTGGTCGACAAGAAACGCCGCATGTTGCATGTGATGCGCCACGGGCAGGTGCTGGCCACCTACGCCGTCGCCCTGGGCGGAAACCCGCAAGGTCACAAGAAAAACGAAGGCGATCAGCGAACGCCGGAAGGCCGCTATTTCTTTGACCTCAAAAAAGCGAAAAGCGAATACCATCTGGGTCTTCGCATCAACTATCCCAATGCCCGCGATCTTGCGGAAGCCAAAAAGAACGGCATCAAAAATCCAGGTGACAGTATTTTGATTCACGGTCTTCCCAACAGCTGGGTGAAACGCAAAGTCATCCGCCATCCGCGGGATTGGACCAAGGGATGCATGGCCGTTCGTAATTATGAAATTGAAGAGATCTACGCCAACATGGAGCTGGGTGGAATGATCGAGATCTGCCCTTAA
- a CDS encoding RidA family protein, with protein sequence MKKVIHTDNAPKAVGPYSQAIQIGDMLFCSGQISIDPKTNEVFTGDIKTQTEMVLKNIEAVLAAANMKYSNIVKTTIFLTSMSDFATVNEIYSKAFTDAPPARSTVAVAGLPKGVNVEIEVIAHR encoded by the coding sequence ATGAAAAAAGTTATTCACACAGACAATGCGCCGAAAGCGGTGGGTCCTTATTCTCAGGCAATTCAGATCGGGGACATGTTGTTCTGTTCCGGTCAGATTTCCATCGACCCAAAAACCAATGAAGTTTTCACGGGCGATATCAAAACCCAGACTGAAATGGTTTTGAAAAACATCGAAGCGGTACTGGCCGCTGCCAACATGAAATACAGCAACATCGTGAAAACCACGATCTTTCTGACCAGCATGTCGGACTTTGCGACTGTAAACGAGATCTACTCCAAAGCTTTCACAGACGCTCCTCCGGCGCGTTCGACTGTGGCGGTTGCAGGTTTGCCTAAAGGTGTGAACGTGGAGATCGAAGTCATTGCGCATCGCTAA
- a CDS encoding YdcF family protein has product MRIAKSLLKSRSFWALAFLSAVVLYRFVDEFQKVQSERIQSWTKTPSADCAVVLTGGAGRVREGFDLLVNQNVKKLVISGVYSNARLREIMPVWPFYGNLSENDVVLDRRSETTYGNAQQSLPIVEALKCRDILLVTSRLHMYRSYRTFRATFPENIYIEKHAIIGGRFESSVWESGFEALKSLFYSFWAY; this is encoded by the coding sequence TTGCGCATCGCTAAGTCCCTGTTGAAATCCCGTTCATTCTGGGCTCTGGCATTCCTGAGCGCGGTGGTGCTTTACCGCTTCGTCGATGAATTTCAGAAGGTGCAGAGTGAGCGGATTCAATCCTGGACGAAAACTCCTTCCGCGGACTGCGCCGTCGTACTTACTGGTGGCGCAGGAAGGGTGCGGGAGGGGTTTGACCTTCTGGTGAATCAGAACGTCAAGAAGCTGGTGATTTCGGGGGTGTACTCCAATGCGCGCCTGCGCGAGATCATGCCGGTGTGGCCCTTCTATGGGAATTTGAGCGAGAACGATGTGGTCTTGGACCGCCGTTCTGAGACGACCTATGGAAACGCCCAGCAAAGTCTGCCGATTGTTGAGGCCTTGAAGTGCCGGGACATCCTGCTGGTGACTTCCAGACTGCACATGTACCGATCTTACCGGACGTTCCGGGCCACCTTCCCGGAAAACATCTATATCGAAAAACATGCGATTATTGGCGGTCGCTTTGAGTCTTCCGTCTGGGAGTCGGGCTTTGAGGCCCTAAAATCGCTGTTTTACTCCTTCTGGGCCTATTAA
- a CDS encoding ABC transporter permease, giving the protein MVYLSLRATILDRAQGFRQIVGVISAQIYFTGWQALPLISVLALGTGSIILLQSLSNLSLLGGTQMIGNFLIVMIVREAGPLLVALVVIARSGTAVASEVGNMRANREIEALESMGINPLSFIVFPRVLGGIISVLGLAFYFNFIALIGGFLVTKFVQDLPLAFYTDSLMRAFAKEDVLIFLLKNGFSGMIIFVVCCYQGLSVKRSPHEVPQVTTQAVVNSIIFVVVFNLIVTALFYLNQLRSLGVV; this is encoded by the coding sequence ATGGTTTACCTTTCTCTGCGCGCAACTATTTTGGACCGCGCTCAGGGCTTCCGCCAGATCGTGGGCGTTATTTCCGCACAGATCTATTTCACGGGGTGGCAGGCGCTGCCACTGATTTCGGTTCTGGCTTTGGGAACCGGCTCGATCATTCTGCTTCAATCCTTGTCCAATCTGTCACTTTTAGGCGGCACCCAGATGATCGGGAATTTCCTGATCGTCATGATCGTGCGTGAAGCGGGACCATTGCTGGTGGCATTGGTGGTGATCGCGCGTTCCGGAACGGCGGTGGCGTCGGAAGTCGGGAACATGCGGGCCAATCGCGAGATTGAGGCGCTGGAAAGCATGGGGATCAACCCTTTGAGTTTCATCGTCTTTCCGCGGGTGCTGGGGGGGATTATCAGTGTTCTGGGCCTGGCATTCTATTTCAACTTCATCGCATTGATTGGCGGCTTCCTGGTCACGAAGTTCGTGCAGGATTTGCCTTTGGCTTTTTATACAGATTCATTGATGCGCGCCTTTGCCAAAGAGGATGTGCTGATCTTCCTGCTGAAGAACGGGTTCAGTGGGATGATTATTTTTGTGGTGTGCTGCTATCAGGGGCTTTCCGTGAAACGCAGTCCGCATGAGGTTCCCCAGGTCACGACCCAGGCCGTGGTGAACAGTATTATATTTGTGGTCGTGTTTAATTTGATTGTGACAGCTTTGTTTTATCTGAATCAACTTCGCAGTTTAGGGGTGGTGTGA
- a CDS encoding cell division ATP-binding protein FtsE, with translation MKIENLKFEGVSFTHEGQEPIVQNVEFDFPMNEILWVKADEGAGKSSLLQILAGLQIPQSGKYLINGENVVDMSFEEFLPFRLKIGYSFDYGGLINNRTLYDNLMLPLLYHKVLTPEECKSRVEAMIKEFGIEKFAHERPAHVPGRIRKLTCLMRAVVMQPEMLLLDDPSVGLGQDSVYIFADHIHRLRKEGHLKHIFISSYDEKFMNLFNYQIIHLDDGQIYLQTVDPEKRVVHL, from the coding sequence ATGAAAATCGAAAATCTAAAATTTGAAGGTGTGTCTTTCACTCATGAAGGGCAGGAACCAATTGTTCAGAATGTGGAGTTTGATTTTCCCATGAATGAAATCCTGTGGGTGAAAGCCGATGAAGGCGCCGGGAAAAGCTCCTTGCTGCAGATCTTGGCGGGCCTGCAGATTCCCCAGTCCGGGAAGTATCTGATCAACGGTGAAAACGTGGTGGATATGTCCTTTGAGGAGTTTTTGCCATTCCGACTGAAGATTGGCTATTCCTTCGATTATGGCGGTCTGATCAACAACCGCACTTTGTATGACAATCTGATGTTGCCGCTTTTGTATCATAAGGTTTTGACGCCCGAAGAGTGCAAGTCCCGGGTGGAGGCGATGATCAAGGAGTTCGGCATTGAGAAATTTGCCCATGAAAGACCGGCCCATGTTCCGGGTCGCATTCGCAAGCTGACGTGCCTGATGCGCGCGGTGGTGATGCAGCCGGAAATGCTGCTGTTGGATGATCCAAGCGTGGGTCTGGGGCAGGACAGTGTTTACATCTTTGCCGATCATATTCATCGTCTGCGCAAAGAGGGGCACTTGAAGCATATCTTTATCAGTTCCTATGATGAAAAGTTTATGAATCTTTTCAATTATCAGATCATTCATCTGGATGACGGGCAGATTTACCTTCAGACTGTGGATCCTGAGAAGCGAGTTGTTCATTTATGA
- a CDS encoding MlaD family protein: MMKVKFNKFERIAGLFVVLAIVGVILTAISAAVKQGWFEPKVRYTTTFENADGIHQGTLVQMAGLRAGAVETVELESDNRIRVGFYVLGKFQDRIRENSTVQLIRPFIIGERVLELTVGNEEFEVIPGHSAVKSIETVDLMTLMSGKHLNSYLSKLGGILESVQVLVDAFADKSRAESLVRVIDRLDPLVKNLNTMSMEVIKLSKQATHDDGVQKLVGNLAVTTREINKILPELNEQNPEMAKDLAVMTQNLAVMTKALGPAVKQVEGELPGASVRLVQALDETVVVLKAMQKSFFMRSSVKEVKDEETQDRLPANK, encoded by the coding sequence ATGATGAAAGTGAAGTTCAACAAGTTTGAAAGAATTGCCGGCCTGTTTGTGGTTCTGGCCATCGTGGGTGTGATCCTCACGGCCATCAGTGCGGCAGTGAAGCAGGGTTGGTTTGAGCCGAAGGTGCGTTATACCACGACCTTTGAGAATGCCGATGGCATCCATCAGGGGACGCTGGTGCAGATGGCGGGTCTTCGTGCCGGGGCTGTTGAAACTGTCGAGCTGGAAAGTGACAACCGCATTCGAGTGGGCTTTTACGTCCTGGGAAAATTCCAGGACCGCATTCGTGAAAACAGCACGGTGCAGTTGATTCGCCCGTTCATCATTGGTGAGCGGGTGCTGGAACTGACTGTGGGTAATGAAGAGTTTGAAGTCATTCCTGGCCACAGTGCCGTGAAATCCATCGAGACCGTGGATTTGATGACATTGATGAGCGGTAAACATCTGAATTCCTACCTCAGTAAGTTGGGGGGGATTTTGGAGAGTGTGCAGGTTCTGGTGGATGCTTTTGCGGATAAAAGCCGCGCAGAAAGCCTGGTTCGTGTCATTGACCGCTTGGATCCCCTGGTGAAGAACTTAAACACGATGTCTATGGAAGTGATCAAGCTTTCCAAGCAGGCGACACATGATGATGGTGTGCAAAAACTGGTTGGGAATCTGGCGGTGACCACACGGGAGATCAACAAGATTCTGCCGGAGTTGAACGAGCAGAATCCGGAAATGGCCAAAGACCTGGCGGTGATGACTCAGAATCTGGCAGTGATGACCAAAGCGCTGGGGCCAGCAGTGAAACAGGTCGAAGGCGAGTTGCCGGGGGCCAGCGTGCGTTTGGTACAGGCACTGGACGAAACAGTTGTCGTATTGAAGGCCATGCAAAAAAGTTTCTTCATGAGAAGCAGTGTCAAAGAGGTCAAAGATGAGGAAACTCAAGACCGGCTGCCCGCCAACAAATAG
- a CDS encoding substrate-binding periplasmic protein translates to MRNVFRFLTILLLNVIPVQMDAKPLKVAFGKSKPPYIYEESGAVHGIEVDLVREILKSLKKPHDFKSLSYLRLEAEASHGDAYDIVVGVRNREGGRYYSQAFMDHEVCAFSLKSRSLNIKSARDLEPLKVAVWRGAWKDLGADFKRIFQPRFNGKVPGNLVEYVQIQDRFASLYKGEVDVLVMDRFIFEWYRLMPQEGAHFLQDVKVHEIFPENIPAFVSFRDEKTRDAFNRELKRLRDSGEYARMVWAYTGERLVRLGKK, encoded by the coding sequence ATGCGAAATGTTTTTCGCTTCCTGACAATCTTACTTCTGAACGTCATACCGGTACAAATGGACGCTAAACCTTTGAAGGTTGCTTTTGGAAAGAGCAAGCCGCCTTATATCTATGAGGAGAGCGGCGCTGTTCACGGAATTGAAGTGGATCTTGTTCGGGAGATTTTAAAGTCCCTGAAAAAGCCCCACGATTTCAAAAGTCTTTCCTATCTGCGACTGGAAGCAGAAGCCAGTCATGGTGATGCCTATGACATCGTCGTGGGTGTGCGCAACCGTGAAGGCGGCCGCTATTATTCCCAGGCCTTTATGGATCACGAGGTCTGTGCCTTCAGTCTGAAATCGCGCAGTTTGAATATCAAAAGCGCCAGGGATCTTGAGCCCCTGAAGGTGGCCGTGTGGCGCGGGGCCTGGAAGGATCTGGGCGCGGATTTCAAAAGAATCTTTCAGCCCAGATTTAACGGCAAGGTTCCGGGGAATCTTGTTGAGTATGTTCAGATTCAGGATCGTTTTGCCAGTTTGTACAAGGGCGAGGTGGATGTTCTGGTCATGGATCGATTTATCTTTGAGTGGTATCGTCTGATGCCGCAAGAGGGCGCACACTTCCTGCAGGACGTGAAGGTGCATGAGATCTTTCCTGAAAACATTCCGGCCTTTGTTTCCTTCCGCGATGAAAAGACCCGCGACGCTTTCAATCGCGAGCTGAAACGTCTGCGGGACAGTGGGGAGTATGCGCGAATGGTGTGGGCCTACACTGGGGAACGTCTGGTGCGATTGGGTAAAAAATGA
- a CDS encoding substrate-binding periplasmic protein has translation MKLILALLFFCSFAGAEESKSLAVAFGKGRPPYSFSERGNSRGIEVDLALEILKRLGYKVRSQVMSPYRIEAEAKHGNTFDVVVGVPRGGDGAGHFYSKPFVAYENYLIALRSRKIGAKKISDLSGLRVGAWHNAWKDLGKDFNRVFSPKANGRLPDNYREFVRQEDQVRALWAGDVDALVMDRNIFGWFRMTLASQVNTAVDVDVFDLFPVVNHSYVAFRDAKLRLAFDKELERLRQSGEYDSIVRIYVGERLAAMFKSGPKSH, from the coding sequence ATGAAACTGATTCTGGCGCTTTTGTTTTTCTGCTCATTTGCCGGCGCGGAAGAGTCCAAATCTCTGGCTGTGGCATTCGGTAAAGGTCGTCCCCCGTACTCTTTTTCAGAGCGTGGCAATTCCCGCGGCATTGAGGTGGATCTGGCTTTGGAGATTCTGAAACGCCTGGGGTACAAGGTGCGTTCACAGGTGATGTCGCCTTACCGTATTGAAGCGGAAGCCAAACATGGCAACACATTTGACGTGGTGGTCGGGGTTCCTCGTGGTGGTGATGGTGCCGGTCACTTTTATTCAAAGCCCTTTGTGGCTTATGAAAATTACCTGATAGCTCTGAGGTCCCGCAAGATCGGGGCTAAGAAAATCTCGGACCTGTCGGGATTGCGTGTGGGAGCCTGGCACAATGCCTGGAAAGATCTGGGGAAGGACTTTAACCGGGTGTTTTCGCCCAAGGCCAATGGACGCCTGCCTGACAACTATCGTGAGTTTGTCCGGCAGGAGGATCAGGTGCGGGCCCTGTGGGCCGGGGACGTTGATGCTCTGGTGATGGATCGTAATATTTTTGGTTGGTTTCGAATGACCTTGGCTTCCCAGGTCAACACCGCTGTGGACGTGGATGTCTTTGACTTGTTCCCGGTTGTGAATCACAGCTATGTCGCTTTTCGTGATGCGAAATTGCGATTGGCCTTCGATAAAGAGCTCGAACGCCTGCGCCAAAGTGGCGAATACGACAGTATCGTGCGGATATACGTGGGCGAGCGCCTTGCCGCCATGTTTAAAAGTGGTCCCAAATCCCATTGA